GTTCATGGTGAGTCATGGGATTGCAAACAGTAGCAcctcatttatttctgtatttaaattCAAGTCCATCCTATGCATACAATAATGCACGAGTctgcattttatatatatatatctctatatatctatatatacgttttttgtattttcaattGCACTCAGGTAAACATAACAGACACTGATAAAAAGCATGTTTAAGGCTAGGAAGTTTTCTTCAGGTTTTCGTTAAGCTGTAGTTTGCGTCTGTTACTGGATGTGATTATggtcgtgtgtgttttttttgttatttttttcatactGCGGCCTGTGTCTTTCCTCAGTCGATGTGTATTCTGTCATTAAGTTTCTTTTTGGCTCAGTTGGTATCTTCATGTGTCAAGTAAGGCTTCTTCATGAGTCTCTACCCGTCAAGGACCCTCCCTCCTAACTgccccacccaccccccctTGACTTTTTTCCCTTAAACTCAAAAATCCTAATCCTGAATCCTAGTAATACAGCATGTCTCTCACTCGCCCACCCACATTGCATTTATTCCTTTTGTATATAGCTTTACTCGTGTATTTCTACCATACGTACAGATAAGAGAGGAAAGTGCTCCCCTCCCCTGAGCTAGCATGCAGCGACCCCCCGCTCCCTCCCACCTGTGAGCTCACCCATGAACTgcggaaagaaagaaagaaacagaacaaGGAGGATTAAAATGTCTCAGTCACTTGCTTCTCAACCGCGTCTGCAGCGAAGCCCGTTTTTAAAGCTTTCTCTCAACATGCATTTTTTTGAAACTTGTAGCATTAACGTTTTGGCGTCTCTCTATGATTTGTTTCGTATGTTTGAGAGTTGGTTATCTGTAATTACATCGCTCTAgctgtatgtttttctttgttatgttaGTTCAGGGTTGATTGCTTGTCATCGCgtactcttcctcctcctccttgtccgCTGGATCCGCCGCGTGGTGTCCGCTCAGTTGCCCTCTGTCACCTGCTTGATGGACTGGGTGGAGTGCTTCTCCGTCTTCTTCGTGGAGACCACCTGCTCCTGCACCAcatcctccacctccttcaCCGTCTCGGTCACAGTGATAGATTTGGTGACGTGCTTCGAGCCGTCCTCGCCGGTGGTGATGGTCTCCACAGTCTTGGTGATGACCACTTTCTGGCTGCCGTCGTCCTTAACGGGGCTCTCGTCCACGCCGTTGGCGATCACCTCGGCTTCTTTCCCCTCGTCcttcttcacttcctcctcGGGGCTGCTCTTGTCTAAGTCGCCGTTCATGGCAACGTCCTTCTTTTCTACCTTCTTGTCTTCTGTGGACTCGCTCGGTTTCTCAGATTTCTCTTCAGCAGCTTTGGGAGACTCAGGCTTGGTCTCTGTCTTTGGGGATTCAGCTTTAGGAGATTCAGCTCTTGGGGATTCAGCTTTAGGAGATTTAGATGTTGGGGATTCAGGTTTAGGAGATTCTGACTTTGGGGATTCAGGTTTAGGAGATTCTGACTTTGGGGATTCAGCTTTTGGGGAACTAGGTTTGGGAGAGCCAGCCTTTGGTGAGCCTTCTTTAGGAGACTCAGACTTGGGAGATTCGGCTTTAGGAGATGAAGGCCTAGGAGATTCAGATTTAGGAGATGATGGTTTAGGAGATTCAGATTTAGGAGATGAAGGCCTAGGAGATTCAGCTTTAGGAGATGAAGGCCTAGGAGATTCAGATTTGGGAGATGATGGTTTAGGAGATTCAGATTTGGGAGATGATGGTTTAGGAGATTCAGATTTAGGAGATGAAGGCTTAGGAGATTCAGCTTTAGGAGATTCTGGTTTAGGTGATTCAGACTTGGGGGATTCAGGCTTGGATGTTTCTTCCTTCTTAGCCTCAGGCTTGGCAGCTTCTGTTTTCGGAGCTTCGGCCTTGGCTACCTCCTTTTCTGGCTTACCATCTGCTTTCTCATCTTTCACCTTTTTCTCatcttccttttcctctttctcgTCTCCGCTCTTGGATGCCTTGTCAGAGCCTGCATCTTCGTCCTGATCACCgccctcctcctcgtcctccttggcctcagcttcctctgctgcctcctcctcacctccacTGGCCTCCTTTTCTTCAGCCTTCTCTTTGTCAGGAGAGGCTTTAGACTCTGGAGCTTTGGAGCACAAAACTGTCTCCTCaactacctcctcctcctctcctccctcttctgcttctgcttctgcctcATCGCCTCCCTCTGCATCATCTCCCTTTTCTCCCTCGTCTTTATCCTCTCCCTCaccttcctcttccttctctccctcctcgccgccttcttcctcttcatcacctCCTTTACCCTcgtcatcctcttcttcctcttcctccttggTGGGTGCGCTAGCGCTTACTTTTGCTTCACTGGCGGCTAtaacttcctcctcctcctcctctccttctccgccgtctccctcttcctcctcaccctcTGCTTCCTCGCTATCTCCGCCCTCTttgccctcttcctcctcctcgtcttcttctctgGCCTGTCCAAGCGTGGCAGACAGCTCCTGTGCGATTTCTTCCAGGGCCTCGTCGAGGTCGGCCTTTTCGTCCTCCACCCTCGTCTCCTCGATGATCTCCTCCACAAACTTGTGCTGCACCTTCAGCTTGGGAGTTTCCAATTTAGGCTTGGAGATCTTGGTTGAGGTGACCGTCTGGCGGTAGGGGAAAGTGCTGAAGTGGGTCTCCTCACCCTCCAGGAGTTTCCTGGATGGACAATACATGTGTACATGAAACATTTAAACCcaaatgttaattaaaaaaaaagagaagagacttTAAAAAATTGCTGTAAATGTTACTTCTAAAGTACTTATCCCTCGACAAATCTATATCAGAATATACCTGTATGCAGCAATCTCAATGTCCAAGGCCATCTTGACATTCAGGAGGTCCTGGTACTCGCGCAGGTGGCGAGCCATCTCCCACTTGGTGCTCTTCAGCTCATTATCCAGCTGGTGAATTGTCTcctgagagaaaacacaagcaaaaaaacaaagcgtGCTTGAATGGGCATAACACAAATTATTTACAGCATACGCGGCTTTTAATTTGCCCGCTGCCTTgatataacaaaaaagaaaagaaaaccatgtTCATTCACCACCGTCATTTTATTGTAAAAGGATGGcggtctgctgctgttttaataGAATCTGACGCAATACAGTATGCTGTGGGGATGTTGAATGCCTCTCCTTCAAGGGCATCCTCCACACTTGCTCAGtccaactcccccccccctcctctccaaCCCCACCCCACCCACGCCCTGTAATCTGTTTGATGTAATGCAAGGAGAGCCAATGAAGGAATCGACCCAGGCCTCTGACTCAGCAAGATTCACGAttcaaagagagagggagagagcgagagagtctGCTGCAGTGTCTCCCTCCCAAACCCTTTTCTCTCACACTCGCAAATCTGTCATTCATGCGCAGAAAGTGAGTGCTCAGTGTTTGCCAGAGCAA
This Solea solea chromosome 19, fSolSol10.1, whole genome shotgun sequence DNA region includes the following protein-coding sequences:
- the nefma gene encoding neurofilament, medium polypeptide a, whose translation is MSYPVDTIGSPFRRVMDTRTSSSYGYSRTPSSGFRSQSWSRGSPGSTITASYKKSVNMPVSRAYGSTVLSSADSVDYSQTSIMNGDYKRSNEKEQLQGLNDRFAGYIEKVHYLEQQNKQIEAEIQALRQKQVSRSQLGDLYDQELQELRSVLEQIHHDKAQIQLDTDHIEEDIQRLRDRFDEEARIREETEAIIRVLKKDTGDSELVKSELDKKVQSLQDEIAFIRNNHEEEVSDLIAQIQASQVTVERKDMQKADITEALREIRCELEGHSNQNLQQVETWFMCRYSKLTEAADRNKDAIKSARDEISDYRRQLQSKTVELESVRGTRDSLERQLNDIEDRHNSDLSSLQETIHQLDNELKSTKWEMARHLREYQDLLNVKMALDIEIAAYRKLLEGEETHFSTFPYRQTVTSTKISKPKLETPKLKVQHKFVEEIIEETRVEDEKADLDEALEEIAQELSATLGQAREEDEEEEEGKEGGDSEEAEGEEEEGDGGEGEEEEEEVIAASEAKVSASAPTKEEEEEEDDEGKGGDEEEEGGEEGEKEEEGEGEDKDEGEKGDDAEGGDEAEAEAEEGGEEEEVVEETVLCSKAPESKASPDKEKAEEKEASGGEEEAAEEAEAKEDEEEGGDQDEDAGSDKASKSGDEKEEKEDEKKVKDEKADGKPEKEVAKAEAPKTEAAKPEAKKEETSKPESPKSESPKPESPKAESPKPSSPKSESPKPSSPKSESPKPSSPKSESPRPSSPKAESPRPSSPKSESPKPSSPKSESPRPSSPKAESPKSESPKEGSPKAGSPKPSSPKAESPKSESPKPESPKSESPKPESPTSKSPKAESPRAESPKAESPKTETKPESPKAAEEKSEKPSESTEDKKVEKKDVAMNGDLDKSSPEEEVKKDEGKEAEVIANGVDESPVKDDGSQKVVITKTVETITTGEDGSKHVTKSITVTETVKEVEDVVQEQVVSTKKTEKHSTQSIKQVTEGN